gttttaatttacttttaaCTGAAAATGATCCAACCTCAACCCTGCTATACAGGTCTATCAAATGGAAGACTAGGCTAACGTAAATAGATATGGCCAAAGAATAATAAAAGTCTATGTGTGTTTACTACCACTAATCAACAATTATATATAAAagctatatttatttatatagggaTTTCCAGTACACCATGTTCACTGCCTATAGCTGTAGAagtccttgtgtgtgtcttgaaTCAGTTTTGTCTCTTCATCTGTAGTGTTTTGAACCCGTCCAACAGGATAATGAGCTGGTGTGTTTCCGGGACATTTGCCCTGCCGCTCCTCATCACTACCTGATTATTCCTAGACAGCACATCCtcagctgcttctctctccactACAAACATGTCGGCCTCAGTGAGTCATGGAACTACAGCtgctactaccaatactactactactactactgctaatactacaaTTTCTTCAAGTACTTCAACTTGACAAGACTACATTTGAATTCATACTGCCTACGCAAGCacagaatttatttatttttcttaactATGAAATTTCTAGTTAAGTTATTATTGATCAGTAACTGAGTCATGTATCCAACAGTTGAAAGGATGGCTGATATGGGGAAAGCTGTACTATGTGATCAAGGGATCACCGATCTGAACGATATAAGGTAGTTAAAActgaagaagtgtgtgtgtgtgtgtgtgtgtgtgtgtgtgtgtgtgtgtgtttgtgtatgttgaATGGTTTATTCATAAACCCAATTGACTTAAGAATGTGTAGGATCTGCACTCCAACAAATCAAAAATCTTCACAAGATCATGCTCTTCTTGACATAATGATGGTATAAAGTGCAAAGGTTTTGGCATACATTAGACCTTCATCAGTGCAATATGCATAAACCTAAATAAAACCAAATTATGATTAATGGAAAAGATTCATTTTAGTATACAGTTCCTTTAAATGGATCATGCATACTAAAATCACCAGCTAATGTAGGCTGTAGGTTGAAATGGACTGTTTGAGGTGGGGCCAaagcctgtgtgcgtgtgtgtgtgcgtgttaatGCCAACTGCATCTGCATTCTTGTCACGATGCTCTGCATGTATCTCTGTTTTCAACCTGTCACCCTCCACACCTATACAGAGGACTGTGGTAATGCCACCTCCCTTTTCTTTGAAACGTTGTTGCAAACTAAGAGTCTGAAATAGTTCATCCTGCTAGCCACCTCGCCTGTTCCTGACCCAAAGGCACAATGAAGTGCTCCTGTTGTCCCCCTCTGAAACTTGTCCACCATCAGGGAAAGTAATACTCTTTTAGTGTCACATTACAGTGTAGATAAGTCATGATCCTGCCCTAAGgctgaaaggagagaaaagagaggaggaaaagatagAAGGTTAGAGACCGGACAAAAGGCTTTCACAAAGCGGTGCATCAGGAGATAATAACACATGGGCAAAAATGCCTAACCAAAACCATATTctgtttcctcttcttttttcccccagaaagAATAATACAGGCTTTATAGATACACTGTACAAAATCCAAGCTtgttatttgtctgtgtgtcatttCCCCCTTTGGGATTTTCATAAAACTGTGCTTTGCTGCCTGAAGTCAAATTGAAACGGTGTAGAGAACGCCGAAGCATCCTGCTCCTCTAAACCCAAACCTACAGCTATATGCTCAGGAGCGTGTTTGTTGTGACGGTGTAATCAGCATATTGATTGGCAGCGATGTGTTTGCCTCCGCAGGCTGGGCTTCCACCGGCCCCCCTACACCTCAGTAGAtcacctccacctccatgtGCTCGCCCCCGCCAGCCAGATCTCCCAGTACATGGTGCACAAGTTCCTTCCAGGCACAGACAGGTTCGTTAAGGTGAGTGCTGGTAACTAGAAAtgccttctgcctctctcctcagctcgtattttattcattttcactgcaaTTCTCTCATCTAATGAACTTTCAACAGTCACAGGACTGTTGTCAGGGCACTAAGATACAAATGTAGAAATTGAGACAGATAAGCTATGAAGGGacttgtgtttgagtgtgtgcgtctctctgtgcatctccctttgtctcttACAGTTTCtagtcgctctctctctctcatgtacaCCACTATATTGAGTAAAATatgcctttctctctgcaggAAGACCATTTACGGAAGGTTTTAAGCAACATCGCTCCCAGAAATTCAGTCAAGTGCACTTTAGGCAAATATTTATGGTTTCTGGACTCTGGACACTCCTAGGGAGCAGCGAAAATCTCACAAGAGTCACATGGATCATCGGCTTAGAAGaccactcagtgtgtgtgtgtgtgtgtgtgtgtgtgtggccaaagaCAAAAATGACTTGATGGTGACTCCATGACTGTGTATGAAGTTTTGttaaaatatctctaaaattaaTTTCatagagcctctctctcttaaaaggatttttttttcatattattttttagtattttatatacagtattttatagtattattttataaataaaatttCTACTTATATGTGTGAccatatgtttttattattcctactatttattgatgttttacattttttagcaattcaatttctttatttttttattgtctttataCGTTTAAAGGTATGGAACTTGTATCCTTATTTTTTTGCCATAGAAATGAATAGTGTAAACAGTTACATCTAGAAGTAAAATTGTAAAAACCTTCAAGCAACTTGTTTGaaagaaatcaacatttttcacACTTCCAGTCACTTTCAGGTAACACGTtttctctgggaagtgcagtttCTACTTAGGGACATGCAGCTGAACAGTTTAGTAGGACTAAATAACAGAGAAATATGCTGCCTTAtagtgctgtcagaaatatcaacATTACATACTGGACGAACATCAAAGTGGTGAATAAGTTGAATAAGACTGAAAAAGTTGGGGGAGCATGAAGTCATGTCAAGAACCGATagtaaaacaaatgtatttcaTTATTATCTGTTATTGTTCTATGTAAATAATTGGTATCTTGTATATTTCTATTTTCGCTCTGTTTAACATTTAGTTGTGCATTGTTGTGCATAATCAGCCTatagcttttcttttttgtgaagAGACAACTGCTGCAAATATTTATGCAAGAGTttctttatatatatttatattgctACAAGACTGGTAAATACATAATTAGCCTACTGGCACCCTAACAGGTCTAATGCAACAAATATGCATACAACTTTTGGCTAcatatatgaataaataaataaaacatcagttacaggcctgatgcacattttctcctcttaaTTCTACTACTGCAACATAAAGTAACTCTTTGCCACtcgatttctaaaataaaacaacagccaccaatATAACTCCTTTAGTTACAGGGTCCAGTTTGCTATTATTTCCGACCAAAAGCACTTTACGACTTCAGAAGCCCGAATTTACGAGCAGCACTTGAACATAACAGCAGACCAACTCGATTGTCagccatggaagtattatattttCTGTCAGCCTTCCTCTCGATTAGCTCTGGTATTGGCTTGTTGTCCTTGCCGCAGAGCAGACATGCCCAAACAGCGTCATGCAGCAGCCTAGACAAACCCTTACGTACCTTTAGTCCACAGAAGAGACAAGTTTGAAAACACTAATGGAAACTCAAGATGGTTCTCAGTCTAGTGGGGACGAAGATTGCCTATTCTGTAAAATGGCCAACAACCAGACTGACGCAGAAATACTAATGAGCGTAAGTACAGACAACACTGTTACTTGACGTTTAAACATTTCAGGAATTGGAAATCCatagtctttctctctctctctctctctctctctctctctctctctctctctctctctctctctctctctctcgctctctctctctctctctccctctctcaattcaattaaattcaattcaaaggggctttattggcatgggaaacatacgtttacattgccaaagcaagtgtgaaataaaaacaaaaaatgtacgtacaattaaagatatactagaataaagaaatgtgtaaacattgcaacattgcaatcaaatatataaataagagtaggtaaaattaacttaaaaatgcaacagaaaaatagtgcttttgctgttaaaaaaagaatatatatatatatatatatatatatatatatatatatatacagataagtaaacataacttaaaataaaaatagaaaaatgtggatctctctctctctctctctctctctctctctctctctctctctctctctctctgtgtgtgtgtgtgtgtgtgtgtgttatacagGATAATGAGCTGGTCTGTTTTCGGGACTCCAAGCCTGGCGCGAGGCATCATTACCTTGTTATTCCCAGGACGCATGTCGGCAACTGCAAAACTCTCCAAAAGGACCACATACCTCTAGGTCAGAGGGTCCCAAACTTATTTTATTGGCACAATATTCCTCTGCCCCAGGACAGTACTGTCAGTATTTGGGAACTTACACCACTTCTTCCCTAAGCATTCCCCTTCAAACACAGATATAATCATACATACTCACCCTATTATTATTTAGTAATAACAGTATTTATAAGCAGTATTTCTGAAATGCTTACTGGAACATAAAGCAAAGATGCCTCTGCGGACCTGCAAAAATGAGCTTAGTAATAAAACATAGACCTTTGGAAATACTACAGAGCAAACATGTTATTGTGTAATTATCTCATTTGGTTGAAATTAGAGCCTGGTGTAACTACTTCTgaagtttatattttttaataaataaacagCAAACACTGGCTTCCATTTGGTCTAGGCTGCATGACTGCTCAATATTGATGTATTGATCTGCTTGTTGACAGTGGAGCAGATGGAGGAAATGGGAAGGAGGATATTGGAGAAGAACAAAGTCAGCGACCTAGATGACATCAGGTAAATTGATTTTCTATCATGACAACACAGAGAGCTGTATTTTAACTGAGGGGGATAGCATCATCTTTAACCTTTCTCTCCAAACTATTtctattaaaacacacacacacacacacacacacacacacacacacattggttaTTGATCTGCAGTATACTGTCAAACGTGATGTTCAACCCCAGTTTGAATCTCTGCAGGATGGGCTTTCACCTGCCTCCCTTCTCATCTGTTCCCCACCTACATCTCCATGTTCTGGCCCCCGCCAGTCAGATGAACACCCGGTCCCTGACTCGCTACGGGCCGCAGTCTTATTGGTTCATCACGGTGAGTGACAGCTTGGATGGCTGCACCCCACCTACACCTTATAGCAGTGGCTTTAACCCCTCGTAACCAGAGACAAGCCACACTGTCTTTACTGGGATAAATCTTTCCTTTAGCCATAGCAAACTCCTCATAGTGAGAAAGTTACATTTCTGTCGCTTCCTTGTTATGTAtcaagtgaaaatgtgaaactgtTGTGTGTACTGCACCAATGTTATCTGTTGATTATGTATAAATGCAGTTTATTTGTACTTTTAACTACTAATCATATTCAACTTCATTGTGAATAAAGTATTAACGCATTGCTGTGCTCTGCTGCAGGTAGACAAAGTGCTCCATCAGTTGAGGACTCACAGCAAGGTCAAATGAAGAGTGTCGCAAGAGTGTTGCAAGAGTCTTCTTCACTGTTCTCAGAATATCTATTGTCATTTTATATCCCTTTTCCACCCTACTTGACATTTTAATGTTACTGGATCCATCCCAAAAGTCCAGAAATCACTCCTTTCCTTCATGACCTGGAAACTGATGTTTATTCCATCATGTTGCCTGCTGATCCAGtagtggaagaaaaaaagaaatattggtTAAAACAGTTCCTCATCTTTTTCAGCAGAGGCTGGTCAAGTTCAACCCAAGAAATTTACATGATGCTTTAACATGCATCCATCTTAGTCCCATCTTAGTCATGATGTGAAATGACTGCACCATCAGTGAGGATAAAATCACAGCTGTCCAGGATGATATTTATTGATCtactgaaaaaaatatgaaccTTCATGATTTACTTGAAAACTGATAACTAATTTCTAGCTACAGATCAAAAAGCTATTTCTAAAAAGCTTTACTTTAAACTATGCTACTTATACGGGCTTTAGTTATCAGGAAGGAAAATTAACATAAACATGTCATATTGCACTCTGCACTTACACAGGGAATAAacgcacacaaatgcacacacaccaacaaagtTTACGCACAGAAATCatatttgtttgtatgtttacttaattgtttgtgtgtaggtgATTGGGTGTTATACTCTAAATACAACCAGTTGCTTAACACCTTTGATATTTTTATGTTGATACAGGCAGGGATACAAACTTTATTTTTAAGCAATGATTTTTCATTAATTGTTTAATTGATTGTTTTTAATATGTTGTTTTACTGTTCAAAAAGTCATATTAAAATTGATTAAAGATGCACTGATGGCTATGTTCACATTACAGGCCTTAAGGTGCAATTCCTATTTGTTGGTCAGATCAAATCTTTTTGTCTTGACTGTTCACATGATGTGTGGAAGTGACACATAATTATCCAACATCAGTGAAGCAGAACAGACCTCTGCCCTGAAAGgacctgcatgcacacatgaacaACAAGAAGAAACATCGTGTTTCCAAGACACTCCATCATGGCAGTTAATGAAATAACAAAGTTACTGTACAATAGATGTGTACAAGGTCGTGAATCGGTCAACTCTATCTAACTCCCTTTCTTCTGCCAGCACTCAGCAACCATTTGACATAATCAGATCATTTATGAGACTTCCTGTTGATGAGGAACCTGCAACAGGCCAGATGCATCAAACATGTCTGTTGTTATGATGTTATTAATCTTATGATGTTATTAATCTTATGATGTTATTAACCCTTTCAGTTCTGTGTATAGTGGGATTAGCTCACTGGTTTGTTAGATTACTGAGTgtcaaaattgaaaaaaattcagaaaagCAAATGATGAGGGTGGAAATCTACTCAAAACcatttgaaaatatgaaactatatCTTGAAGATGCTTGACGTTGGCAAGATATTTCACAACTACCTATAAAGCAACCTGCTTGCTAAATACTCATCTACCTTCCTCATGATGCTATTCAAAACACTGTTCAGGTCTGGAGGACTGTATGATGTAAAACTAGACAGCAGACACTTTAATGGACAAGCTCCATCTTACTGTCTGGCACTGGAGTCAAATCTTGAGTAGCCTATACTCGCTATACTGTCACCttcatccaaaaaaaacattggatgtctagaggtgttttttttctgtcaggaATTATAGTTAAGACAGTAAATCACCTAAAAGCATCATTATGCAGAGTTCACAGAGGTAAATCCACAAAATATTATCTTCCAGTTACAGCGCTTTCAGGAAAgttcaacagcaacaaaaacatctcagtaaatctttatttttattttttatttttttacatttttagaatgCATGTCATTGTAGATCATCCTCACAAAGAAAGCAcaatcatatcctgtgtattgataaatgcaaCATTATTAAGCAGAACCTTGTcaccattatcatcattatccaAATCAATACAAtgagaagggagaaggaaaaGTGTGAGcaatcaaaaacacaaattcacacGGGAGTATTGATGACTGTTAAGTAAACAATGTGAGTTTGCTGCACAGCTTGATAGCCACCGTGTTATTATCCATGTTTCCACTactttaataaataataaatggtGCGTGTAAATGTACAATCAACACGCAACTGTGCACAATAAAGGCCTGAACAGTAGCCTAAACATCAATAATACTTGCTGAGCATTACAAACAATGAAttgtataataaaaaaagagaaaaaagctaGTCCTaccaaaaacatacaaaatacagAACAAATGGAAAATCAGGTGTGAGTCATAACATTTCAAAATTATGATCTTCAAAGATTCCTTTTCCAAGTTGTTTCTTTTCCATTAATATAATGAATGAAACAGAGGACCAGACAAACTGACCTCTAGATGTCGCTAAAGGTTTAAAATAATTGTAACTGCAACTACTCTGACGTCATATTATGCGCCGGTAGTGAGCAGCGCGGgagattgaaaaaaaacaaaaacagcagcaacaactgTTGTAGCAGCTGACGGTCTTATTCGGTGATAAATTTGCTAAAATGATGAAAAGGGCACCCAGAAGTACGTTGAAATCGATCATTAAAACGAAAACGAAGAGTCGGTGTAATGTGACGCAAACAACTGACGCAATGGTAGGTGAAGTAATGAGGACTCCCAACTGAGAAGATGTTTGTTGTTCGATATGATTTTGTACAGAATTATGCAACTGTAAACTGTACATTAAAAGCTAACCGTGATTCTTAAACATCTTGATCTTCCAGTGCTAACGTCTAGTCACTTGAGTAAGGGTGAAATTAACTCCTTATTTCACTGGGTGGGGAGTGGGGATTTCACTTTGGGAGGCACTGACCTAACAAGCCTAAACTAGCTAAGCTTAGTAAACACAAATTAaggtctttttctttttcttccccagGTTGAACTGCTAATGCTGCTGTTTCTGAACGGCCTGGCAGAGGAGGCGAGGACCCAGGCTTTCCAAGACAAGTCATCCACAGTCAGAGCGCAGCATGTCAGGGCAGTTTCCAAGGTCAGTCAggaaggatgtgtcattttgacCTATGTGTCTGGTGTATATAATTATGTTAGTGTCTCCTCACCAATACCAGAGCTGTACATGCAGCTTTTAAAGTAATAGGTCTTTGGTTAGATTTCACTATGACATTGGTGAAATAAGACTTGACCAGGGTGAGTGCCATGGCCTTAGGATGTATTTGGAATAATTTAAAAACTCTGGATTTGATTTCTTGAGGCTAGGAGATAAGTTTAAAAACACCTTTGAAGGGGACTGGATGCACAAGTTAAACACTTATAAAGACCGTCCTGTTGATCATTATTTTGTTGTGTagtctgttttttatttattccattttgAGTGGTAAACAATCTTGTAAAaatcttttttgtgttttttctcccctcatctatagaaaatgctgaaaaaatcCAGAGGATGATGGGCGAAGCACATCTTTATCATCGTCATGAATATCATCATGATCATGAACAGCAGTTTTTAATTGTATCTATTTGTTGTTTGGTATGTCAAAATGATCtcttatttattgtatttacattattctactgtatgtgttatgTCAGTAAAGGTTTAATGGATATACTGTCTTAATAGTTTCTTGTCATTAAGTAAAACGATACAACGATAAAAGAAATGTTCCCTCTTCTCATTTCAGACAGCACCTTCTGGAATATCAGTTATCTGTTGGTGCTTTTCAAATGTGTGTCAACATTCACACCGATTAAAAGACGTCATGATAATGTTTTTATTCCAACATAGGTGAGTGGAGCCTGTTATTAATGTTCAGAGAAAGTGTCACTCAGTTGGATAGTTAAATAGCTGCTGATAAATATAGAAAAGACAGGAAGACTCCCTCACACACTACCGTAAAAAGAGAAGGATGGTGTTTGAGGCAGTAGCTACTTTTGCATAGTTAGGGTTGTAAACTTCTGGAGCTTTCCCCTTTTTAAGGAATTATTAAGTGAGTATGGAATCTAGGGATATGGGAATTAAAAGCCTCATATGGGAAATTCTGGATATTTTTTGATTTTGTACCAATATGTCACTATTAGATAAAGCgatttttaaaacaaaagataTACTTCAAACGAGAACTGCAATAAACACAACgctgttttaaaaaatgtttgccATAACGCCAATAATATTGGACTCTTGAGGGTCATTTTTTTCAGAGCAAAGAGCTTAGCTTTCCCCCACCCTAGTTTAATAAGATAGAATACAAAAAACAACTACATAACCAGCAAAGCAAGTAAACTTGCCAGTCAGTCCGCTATCAGGTTGTCATCCTCTGATGTGTCACATCCTGAGAGCTGCAACAATTTATTTAACATagaagtttttattttacagcctgcTAATTACAGTGTGACTAGTTTGTAAGTATGGGGTACtagtaaaataacaatgctgtagttacagggtaacaaaacaagaagttgTTTAAACTCGTAAATTAaagggtaacaattttgtaattatgagagatttataaggtagttatggtgtaactatttttgtaattactgcatacttaaaaaataattacagggtacaataacataattaggggggacaaaacaaatgttatcggtgattaaaggttcatgcactgaAAAAAGACCATTGTAAAGTGCAACCCATGTTTCTATTAgctacatgggttgatgcacaggttgttctggaaaaaataaaatctacacctgaaaagctgaattaaagatgaataacttttctttttattttcctaaagtatcccctcagatatgatagtaggtagtagtaataggtaatagtaatatatagtagtaatagtaataggtagtagtaagattagagtgaactaacttgtggcttaaaacagttaaagtgcaataggaattagcaattaaatagatgttttccacatacaaaatacagtatcttaatacaaattccaaatattcagttatgtgtgttttaatcatgtgtagtttataaaccatgtacaaagtgagacatctctgtcatcaaagtctactggggcctgagcttcatctgatgaatcatgatgcagctggacagaatgctgcagagttcatagaatttagaatgtcagtgtcataaaggagcgattgacctgaacacaaacacagacagacagacagtttcatctctgatcggtgttcacctgcacattgagaaagaaaactcacgttgcatttGGAGAAACTtcaacaatatctaccttttagagcggaaaacatggagagtgatttccatcttggtaagccacatgtatttataatgttattatttaacaggaaaagattagtacagaggattttgctgaacagacaaacaagagacagacagtcaggatagactagttgtttgtgttgaaggatttgcatctgtgtccagttcttccttagtttgatttacattgtaaattcacagttagatttgttgttgaaataaAACTATGAtgaaggcataagatgaagctatgatgaagcatgttgaccttgaatgaagctacatcaggtggcctcatggttatttgattattaagatgttgccattgcatttctttcagcatccatgcaaatggtcgctcgactcaatgcccttaatgacgatcgccatgaaaacattaactgcatgtttgcgaaagtcctgaagaaggagcattatctttatgctgaagcctgtagtttctctggagttcctgctgagctcgactttgacctttcacctcagtctgctgttggtctcggctccaaacctgcttgtggatttgagagcctcaatatgtGGGAACCAATagtcagcacagcttcatcagcatacaaacgtCTCTTGGACATGGACAAAGGAGActttcctcccacagagaaagagtctcatCTCCTGAACGAAGAAACagtgttaggtaatgctggagcatccatccacccagctcagcatgttgaggctcaatccaacctgctccgccttgttgaggctccatcccatgcggctccaatgactgatgacttcaaaatcattgagagactGAATCAGCTTCAGCgctccccctttggttttgacgatgactaccacctggaggcagttggaaagagatacctctacgctcccccatgtgacacatctggatttgtggctgactgctgctcaccctgtgga
This genomic stretch from Centroberyx gerrardi isolate f3 chromosome 18, fCenGer3.hap1.cur.20231027, whole genome shotgun sequence harbors:
- the LOC139909843 gene encoding adenosine 5'-monophosphoramidase HINT3-like isoform X2 — its product is MSNARADTDEEQTTTPTTETGNQASRTLQRTMEGGKSDPSSDITEDCIFCLIASGQDKYTEVIHKDNELVCFRDICPAAPHHYLIIPRQHILSCFSLHYKHVGLIERMADMGKAVLCDQGITDLNDIRLGFHRPPYTSVDHLHLHVLAPASQISQYMVHKFLPGTDRKTIYGRF
- the LOC139909843 gene encoding adenosine 5'-monophosphoramidase HINT3-like isoform X1; the protein is MSNARADTDEEQTTTPTTETGNQASRTLQRTMEGGKSDPSSDITEDCIFCLIASGQDKYTEVIHKDNELVCFRDICPAAPHHYLIIPRQHILSCFSLHYKHVGLIERMADMGKAVLCDQGITDLNDIRLGFHRPPYTSVDHLHLHVLAPASQISQYMVHKFLPGTDRFVKEDHLRKVLSNIAPRNSVKCTLGKYLWFLDSGHS
- the LOC139909844 gene encoding adenosine 5'-monophosphoramidase HINT3-like, giving the protein METQDGSQSSGDEDCLFCKMANNQTDAEILMSDNELVCFRDSKPGARHHYLVIPRTHVGNCKTLQKDHIPLVEQMEEMGRRILEKNKVSDLDDIRMGFHLPPFSSVPHLHLHVLAPASQMNTRSLTRYGPQSYWFITVDKVLHQLRTHSKVK
- the LOC139909850 gene encoding centromere protein W-like, with translation MMKRAPRSTLKSIIKTKTKSRCNVTQTTDAMVELLMLLFLNGLAEEARTQAFQDKSSTVRAQHVRAVSKKMLKKSRG